A genome region from Microbacterium terricola includes the following:
- a CDS encoding response regulator transcription factor produces MIRVAIADDHQLVRAGFRALLDSEPDIEVVAQASGGQELLRAIRSTPVDVALLDIRMPDGDGLWTTEQIAADPTLAAVRVVIVTTFELDEYVARAIRAGASGFLVKDTEPVDLIRAVRVVAAGDALLSPGVTRRLLERAAVGLRDSSRPAEFDALTERETEVLRLVGQGLTNDEIAAHLFLSPLTAKTHVSRIMQKLHARDRVQLVVLAYESGLVAPGWQ; encoded by the coding sequence ATGATCCGGGTCGCCATCGCCGACGACCACCAGCTGGTGCGTGCCGGGTTCCGCGCGCTGCTCGACTCGGAGCCCGACATCGAGGTCGTCGCCCAGGCCTCCGGCGGGCAGGAGCTGCTGCGCGCGATCCGTTCCACCCCGGTCGATGTGGCTCTCCTCGACATCCGCATGCCGGACGGGGACGGCCTGTGGACGACCGAGCAGATCGCGGCGGACCCGACGCTCGCCGCCGTGCGCGTCGTCATCGTGACGACGTTCGAGCTCGACGAGTACGTCGCGCGCGCCATCCGTGCAGGTGCCAGCGGCTTCCTGGTGAAGGACACCGAGCCCGTCGACCTCATCCGGGCGGTCCGCGTCGTGGCTGCCGGCGACGCCCTGCTCTCCCCCGGCGTCACGCGGCGCCTGCTCGAGCGCGCGGCGGTGGGCCTGCGCGACAGCAGCCGCCCCGCCGAGTTCGACGCGCTCACCGAGCGTGAGACCGAGGTGCTGCGCCTCGTCGGGCAGGGGCTCACAAACGATGAGATCGCCGCCCACCTGTTCCTGTCCCCGCTGACCGCCAAGACCCACGTGTCACGGATCATGCAGAAACTGCACGCCCGCGACCGCGTGCAGCTCGTCGTGCTCGCCTACGAATCCGGTCTCGTCGCCCCCGGCTGGCAGTAA
- a CDS encoding sensor histidine kinase produces MSVDARGEFAPRFRPPPAVTLLVPTVVAFLIEVLGTAAISVWQRVPASSAFLSILLAAAAALALLGARRWPGPTVAVVAALTAANLFVPPDASPPYIALAFAIIGAIVRGARVWASVSVAATWLIAIVGAGVLEIGVPPFRVALVTIALALCFGIGEGIRRRLEHAETSRAQVHARRQAIEQEERSRVARELHDVLAHSLSQIAVQSGVGLHLFDREPERAREALASIRALSATGLDEVRGVLAFLRGTELGTQTAPLTPQPQLAQLGALAAERSGLGLTVDLDDRLEGDVPASAVQTTAYRIAQEALTNVVRHSGGSRASVTVERMREGQDDLLVVTVADDGVGRAASSGDGAGIRGMRERAELAGGTVTVEQGERDGTVVIARLPWAGPR; encoded by the coding sequence ATGAGTGTCGACGCGCGGGGTGAGTTCGCACCGCGCTTCCGCCCACCGCCCGCCGTCACGCTGCTCGTCCCCACCGTCGTGGCGTTCCTCATCGAGGTGCTGGGCACGGCCGCGATCTCGGTCTGGCAGCGGGTCCCGGCGTCGTCCGCCTTCCTCAGCATCCTGCTCGCCGCGGCGGCAGCGCTCGCCCTGCTCGGCGCTCGCCGCTGGCCCGGCCCGACCGTGGCCGTCGTGGCTGCCCTCACCGCGGCGAACCTTTTCGTCCCGCCCGACGCGAGCCCGCCGTACATCGCGCTGGCGTTCGCGATCATCGGCGCGATCGTCCGCGGCGCGCGCGTGTGGGCGTCGGTGTCGGTCGCCGCGACCTGGCTGATCGCGATCGTCGGCGCAGGCGTGCTCGAGATCGGTGTGCCGCCGTTCCGGGTGGCTCTCGTGACGATCGCGCTCGCGCTGTGCTTCGGCATCGGCGAGGGGATCCGACGGCGGCTCGAGCACGCAGAGACCAGCCGCGCCCAGGTGCACGCGCGGCGTCAGGCGATCGAGCAGGAGGAGCGCAGCCGCGTCGCCCGCGAGCTGCACGATGTCCTCGCGCATTCGCTCAGCCAGATCGCGGTGCAGTCCGGCGTCGGGCTCCACCTGTTCGACCGCGAGCCTGAGCGCGCCCGCGAGGCGCTGGCCAGCATCCGTGCCCTCAGCGCCACCGGCCTCGATGAGGTGCGCGGCGTGCTCGCCTTCCTGCGGGGCACCGAGCTCGGCACCCAGACGGCGCCGCTGACCCCGCAGCCGCAGCTCGCGCAGCTCGGCGCGCTGGCGGCGGAGCGGTCCGGGCTCGGCCTGACGGTCGACCTGGACGACCGGCTCGAGGGGGACGTGCCGGCGAGCGCCGTGCAGACGACCGCGTACCGCATCGCGCAGGAGGCGCTCACGAACGTGGTGCGCCATTCCGGCGGGTCCCGCGCCTCGGTGACGGTCGAGCGGATGCGGGAGGGTCAGGACGACCTGCTCGTGGTCACCGTCGCGGACGACGGGGTCGGACGCGCTGCATCGTCCGGCGACGGTGCGGGCATCCGCGGCATGCGCGAGCGCGCGGAGCTCGCCGGCGGGACGGTCACCGTCGAGCAGGGCGAGCGCGACGGCACCGTCGTGATCGCCCGCCTGCCCTGGGCGGGGCCGCGATGA
- a CDS encoding SHOCT domain-containing protein: protein MSTALAALNTALAAPAAVVAHHPGYWGPGFGWWFLLIPLFWILLFGVLFGVFGRRWRRAAWENGYGPHGRVNPAKQAEATLAERYAQGDIDEVEYRARLEVLRANAAPA from the coding sequence ATGTCCACAGCACTGGCTGCACTGAATACCGCCCTGGCCGCGCCCGCCGCGGTCGTCGCCCACCACCCCGGGTACTGGGGACCGGGCTTCGGCTGGTGGTTCCTGCTGATCCCGCTGTTCTGGATCCTCCTGTTCGGCGTGCTGTTCGGCGTCTTCGGCCGCCGCTGGCGGCGCGCCGCGTGGGAGAACGGCTACGGCCCCCACGGCCGGGTGAATCCGGCCAAGCAGGCGGAGGCCACCCTCGCCGAGCGGTACGCGCAGGGTGACATCGACGAGGTCGAGTACCGCGCGCGCCTCGAGGTGCTGCGCGCGAACGCCGCACCTGCGTGA